The following are encoded in a window of uncultured Pseudomonas sp. genomic DNA:
- a CDS encoding PAS domain-containing methyl-accepting chemotaxis protein has product MRNNQPITQRDRSFPAQQRLISTTDVKGQITYCNDAFVAISGFTRDELIRAPHNLVRHPDVPPAVFQHMWDTLKQGKPWMGIVKNRCKNGDHYWVNAYVTPVTENNQVIGFESVRVKPTTEQVRRAEALYQRLNSGQSAIPSSDRWLPVLQNWLPFILISQIAFLIGAWLDTSWGFALAAALSIPLGLAGISWQQRGLKRLLGMAEQTTSDPLIAKMYTDSRGAEGRLEMSLLSQEARLKTCLTRLQDTAEQLTLQAKQADSLAHNSSAGLERQRSETDQVATAINEMAATTLEVASNVARTAIATQDANRLTSAGRSIASETRQAIQRLSQSVGDTGETVTRLAQDSNEIGGVVDVIKGIADQTNLLALNAAIEAARAGEMGRGFAVVADEVRSLAQRTAESTGQIHQLIAKLQRTAEEAVTTMEIGRKQAEEGVVRVQQADDALAGISDAVANIADMADQIAAAAEEQSAVADEVNRSITTIAQLADQTAGEAHDTARLSEALTATAQGQYALVERFNR; this is encoded by the coding sequence ATGCGCAACAACCAGCCTATTACTCAGCGTGACCGCAGCTTCCCCGCGCAGCAGCGACTGATCTCCACCACCGACGTCAAAGGGCAGATCACCTACTGCAACGACGCCTTTGTGGCGATCAGCGGCTTCACCCGTGATGAGTTGATTCGTGCGCCGCATAACCTGGTCCGCCACCCGGATGTACCGCCAGCCGTGTTCCAGCACATGTGGGACACCCTCAAGCAGGGCAAACCGTGGATGGGCATCGTCAAAAACCGCTGCAAAAATGGTGACCACTACTGGGTCAACGCCTACGTCACGCCGGTTACCGAGAACAACCAGGTAATAGGTTTTGAATCCGTACGGGTCAAACCAACCACCGAACAGGTGCGCCGCGCCGAGGCACTCTATCAGCGCCTCAACAGCGGCCAATCAGCCATTCCGAGCAGCGATCGCTGGCTGCCGGTTCTGCAGAATTGGCTGCCGTTTATCCTGATCAGCCAAATTGCTTTCCTCATCGGTGCCTGGCTCGACACCAGCTGGGGCTTTGCCCTCGCCGCCGCTCTCTCGATACCGCTCGGCCTGGCCGGGATAAGCTGGCAGCAACGCGGCCTCAAACGCTTGTTGGGCATGGCTGAGCAGACCACCAGCGACCCGCTGATTGCCAAGATGTACACCGACAGCCGTGGAGCCGAAGGTCGCCTGGAGATGTCTCTGCTCAGCCAGGAAGCACGCCTGAAAACCTGCCTGACGCGCCTGCAGGACACCGCCGAGCAACTGACCCTGCAGGCCAAGCAAGCTGACTCGTTAGCGCACAACAGCTCCGCCGGGCTGGAGCGTCAGCGCAGCGAAACCGATCAGGTTGCCACCGCCATCAATGAAATGGCCGCCACCACCCTGGAAGTAGCGAGCAACGTGGCGCGCACCGCCATTGCCACCCAGGATGCCAACCGCTTGACCAGCGCCGGCCGCAGCATTGCCAGCGAAACCCGCCAGGCCATCCAGCGTCTGTCGCAATCGGTGGGTGATACCGGTGAAACGGTGACCCGCCTGGCCCAAGACAGCAATGAGATCGGCGGCGTGGTGGATGTGATCAAAGGCATCGCCGACCAGACCAACCTGCTTGCGCTGAACGCCGCCATCGAAGCTGCCCGCGCAGGTGAAATGGGCCGTGGTTTTGCCGTGGTCGCCGACGAAGTCCGTTCACTGGCACAACGCACTGCTGAATCAACCGGGCAGATTCACCAACTGATTGCCAAGCTGCAGCGCACCGCCGAAGAAGCCGTGACCACCATGGAAATCGGCCGTAAACAGGCAGAGGAAGGCGTTGTGCGTGTGCAACAAGCCGATGACGCCCTGGCTGGGATCAGTGACGCCGTGGCCAATATTGCCGACATGGCCGACCAGATCGCCGCTGCCGCCGAGGAGCAGAGCGCCGTGGCCGACGAGGTGAATCGCAGCATCACCACCATCGCCCAGCTCGCCGACCAGACAGCGGGCGAAGCGCATGACACCGCCCGGCTTAGCGAAGCCCTCACCGCGACTGCTCAAGGTCAGTACGCATTGGTTGAGCGCTTTAACCGCTAA
- a CDS encoding fatty acid cis/trans isomerase — translation MFCRLLFSACVLFVGSIQAAERLYYNRDIQPIFTQHCVACHACYDAACQLNLGSGEGVQRGASKATVYNGVRTQAQATTRLFVDAHDPEAWQRKGFTSVLESQGTQAALLARMLELGHQQPFAANRKLPAELDISIKRVNQCPLPQEFVEFAGKNPLAGMPFAVTGLNETDYQTLQNWLKQGAAVDQPAEQTTAAEAQQIAIWEAFMNASGAREALVSRWLFEHLFLAHLHFAEGQQGHFFQLVRSRTPSGQPLDIIATRRPNDDPGSEFYYRLMPVPGVIVHKTHITYGLSTAKLARIKQLFFATNWQADAVPGYGLQRRANPFETFAAIPAQARYQFMLDNAEYFVRTFIRGPVCRGQIATDVIRDNFWTLFQDPQHDLYITDPLYREQANALLAMPGQLDSISDLVGLWRTYRDKRNEYEGLRMRRYADAPAPSWSHIWAGNDNALLSIFRQHDSASVRKGLIGEVPQTIWWLDFPLLERTYYQLVVNFDVFGNVSHQAQTRLYFDLIRNGAEVNFLRLMPATSRKGYLSDWYQSSGKLKVWLDYHAIDTKTPSALLLAGSDPKRSFVETLLERYGSLNARPDPINRCSGANCHRAGLSTELQYAEQSLSRLAAKPAGTLKVIDQLPEATLLRVAMADGQREVYSMLRNRAHTSVAFMLGEELRYQPALDSLTVYPGVLSSYPNFIFNIPVAQVAEFVAALEQARDAFAFERVVERWGIRRTHPEFWRYFHDMAAYIQHTEPVEAGVLDMNRYENL, via the coding sequence ATGTTCTGCCGCTTACTGTTTAGCGCGTGTGTATTGTTCGTCGGCTCAATACAGGCGGCCGAACGGCTCTATTACAACCGCGATATTCAACCGATCTTTACCCAGCACTGTGTGGCTTGCCATGCCTGCTATGACGCGGCCTGCCAGCTCAATCTGGGCAGCGGCGAAGGCGTGCAGCGCGGCGCGAGCAAGGCCACGGTGTACAACGGTGTACGCACCCAGGCGCAGGCCACCACGCGTTTGTTTGTTGATGCCCATGACCCCGAGGCTTGGCAGCGCAAAGGCTTTACCTCGGTGCTGGAGTCACAAGGCACTCAGGCCGCGCTGCTGGCGCGTATGTTGGAGCTGGGCCATCAGCAACCGTTTGCCGCCAATAGAAAACTGCCGGCCGAGCTGGACATCAGTATCAAGCGGGTTAACCAATGCCCGCTGCCGCAGGAGTTCGTCGAATTTGCCGGTAAGAATCCGTTGGCGGGTATGCCGTTCGCGGTGACTGGTTTGAATGAGACGGACTACCAGACGCTGCAAAATTGGCTGAAGCAGGGCGCTGCGGTAGATCAACCGGCGGAACAAACCACCGCGGCAGAGGCGCAGCAAATTGCTATCTGGGAGGCGTTTATGAACGCCTCGGGTGCCCGCGAGGCGTTGGTTTCGCGCTGGTTGTTCGAGCACTTGTTCCTCGCTCACCTGCATTTCGCCGAGGGCCAGCAAGGTCATTTCTTTCAACTGGTGCGTTCGCGCACGCCCAGTGGCCAGCCGCTGGACATCATCGCTACGCGGCGACCGAATGATGACCCTGGCAGTGAGTTCTACTATCGGCTGATGCCGGTGCCAGGGGTGATCGTGCACAAGACCCATATTACCTATGGGCTGAGTACGGCGAAGCTGGCGCGCATCAAGCAGCTGTTCTTCGCCACCAACTGGCAGGCTGATGCGGTGCCTGGCTACGGCCTGCAGCGCCGCGCCAATCCGTTTGAGACCTTTGCCGCGATCCCGGCTCAAGCACGCTACCAATTCATGCTGGATAACGCCGAATACTTCGTGCGCACCTTTATTCGCGGGCCGGTGTGCCGTGGGCAGATTGCCACGGATGTGATTCGCGATAATTTTTGGACGCTGTTCCAGGACCCACAACACGATCTTTACATCACCGACCCGCTGTACCGCGAGCAGGCGAACGCGCTGCTGGCCATGCCTGGACAGCTCGATAGCATCAGTGACCTCGTCGGCCTGTGGCGCACCTACCGCGATAAGCGTAATGAGTACGAAGGGCTGCGCATGCGGCGCTATGCCGACGCGCCTGCGCCAAGCTGGTCGCATATCTGGGCCGGTAACGACAACGCGCTGCTGTCGATCTTCCGCCAGCATGACAGTGCGTCGGTGCGTAAAGGCCTGATTGGTGAAGTCCCGCAAACGATTTGGTGGCTGGATTTTCCCTTACTGGAACGCACCTATTACCAGTTGGTGGTCAATTTCGATGTATTCGGCAACGTGTCCCATCAGGCACAAACGCGGCTGTACTTTGATTTGATTCGCAACGGTGCGGAGGTCAACTTTCTGCGCTTAATGCCGGCCACCTCGCGTAAAGGCTATTTGAGCGATTGGTACCAGAGCAGCGGCAAGCTGAAAGTCTGGCTCGATTACCACGCCATCGACACTAAAACCCCGAGTGCCTTGCTGCTGGCCGGCAGCGACCCCAAACGCAGTTTTGTCGAGACCTTGCTGGAGCGGTACGGCAGCTTGAATGCCCGGCCTGACCCGATCAATCGCTGCAGCGGCGCGAATTGTCACCGCGCGGGTTTGAGTACCGAACTGCAGTACGCCGAACAGTCCTTGAGCCGCCTGGCAGCGAAGCCGGCAGGCACACTCAAGGTGATTGATCAGCTTCCGGAGGCCACCCTGCTGCGGGTGGCAATGGCCGATGGCCAGCGTGAGGTGTACAGCATGCTGCGCAATCGCGCGCACACCAGCGTGGCCTTTATGTTGGGCGAAGAGCTGCGCTACCAGCCGGCGCTGGATAGCCTGACGGTGTATCCGGGGGTGCTCAGCAGCTACCCGAACTTTATCTTCAATATTCCGGTGGCGCAGGTCGCGGAGTTTGTCGCGGCGCTGGAACAGGCGCGTGATGCGTTTGCCTTCGAGCGGGTGGTTGAGCGCTGGGGCATTCGCCGCACGCATCCCGAGTTTTGGCGCTATTTCCACGATATGGCGGCGTATATCCAACACACCGAGCCCGTTGAGGCCGGTGTGCTGGATATGAATCGCTATGAGAATTTGTAG
- the metH gene encoding methionine synthase: MSDRNARLHALQKALSERILILDGGMGTMIQSYKLEEEDYRGERFADWPQDVKGNNDLLILSRPDVIGAIEKAYLDAGADILETNTFNATQVSQADYGMESLVYELNVEGARLARSVADAKTLETPERPRFVAGVLGPTSRTCSLSPDVNNPGYRNVTFDELVENYTEATRGLIEGGADMILIETIFDTLNAKAAIFAVQGVYEELGFELPIMISGTITDASGRTLSGQTTEAFWNSISHAKPISVGLNCALGAKELRPYLEELAAKANTHVSAHPNAGLPNAFGEYDESPEEMAVVVEEFAASGFLNIVGGCCGTTPAHIQAIAEAVAKYKPRAIPDIPKACRLSGLEPFTIDRNSLFINVGERTNITGSAKFARLIREDNYTEALEVALQQVEAGAQVIDINMDEGMLDSQKAMVTFLNLIAGEPDISRVPIMIDSSKWEVIEAGLKCIQGKGIVNSISMKEGVEQFKHHANLCKRYGAAVVVMAFDEAGQADTAARKREICQRSYDILVNEVGFPPEDIIFDPNIFAVATGIEEHNNYAVDFIEACAFIRDHLPYALTSGGVSNVSFSFRGNSPVREAIHSVFLYYAIQNGLTMGIVNAGQLEIYDQIPKELRDAVEDVVLNRTPNGTEALLAIADNYKGDGSVKEVETEEWRTWGVVERLKHALVKGITSHIIEDTEECRQQCARPIEVIEGPLMAGMNVVGDLFGAGKMFLPQVVKSARVMKQAVGHLIPFIELEKGDKPEAKGKILMATVKGDVHDIGKNIVGVVLGCNGYDIVDLGVMVPAEKILQTAIAEKCDIIGLSGLITPSLDEMVHVAREMQRQGFSLPLMIGGATTSKAHTAVKIEPKYQNDAVIYVTDASRAVGVATQLLSKELKADFVERTRLDYIEVRERTANRSARTERLSYAKSVENKPKFDWASYQPSVPSFTGVKVLEDIDLNVLVDYIDWTPFFISWDLAGKYPRILTDEVVGEAATALFADAQALLKKLIDEKLISARATFGFWPANQVNDDDLDVYADNGEKLATLHHLRQQTIKPDGKPNFSLADFVAPKDSGVTDYIGGFITTAGIGAEDVAKAYQDAGDDYNSIMVKALADRLAEASAEWLHQQVRKTHWGYEPDEALSNDELIKEAYKGIRPAPGYPACPDHTEKKALFELLDPAAEFHKAGRSGVFLTEHYAMFPAAAVSGWYFAHPQAQYFAVGKIDKDQVESYTTRKKQDLNVSERWLAPNLGYDN; encoded by the coding sequence ATGTCTGATCGCAACGCCCGCCTCCACGCTCTGCAGAAGGCTCTCTCTGAGCGCATCCTGATCCTCGACGGCGGCATGGGTACGATGATCCAGAGCTACAAGTTGGAGGAAGAGGACTACCGTGGCGAGCGCTTCGCCGATTGGCCACAGGATGTCAAAGGTAACAACGACCTGCTGATCCTCAGCCGTCCTGACGTGATCGGCGCCATCGAGAAGGCCTACCTCGACGCCGGCGCAGACATTCTCGAGACCAACACCTTCAACGCCACCCAAGTATCCCAAGCCGACTACGGCATGGAGAGCCTGGTGTATGAGCTGAACGTCGAAGGCGCGCGCCTGGCCCGCAGCGTGGCCGACGCCAAGACCCTGGAAACCCCGGAGCGCCCGCGCTTTGTTGCCGGCGTCTTAGGCCCGACCAGCCGCACCTGCTCGCTTTCCCCGGACGTAAATAACCCCGGCTACCGCAACGTCACCTTCGACGAGCTGGTAGAGAACTACACCGAGGCAACCCGCGGCCTGATCGAAGGCGGCGCGGACATGATTCTGATCGAAACCATCTTCGACACCCTCAACGCCAAGGCCGCTATTTTCGCCGTGCAGGGTGTGTATGAGGAGCTTGGTTTCGAACTGCCGATCATGATCTCCGGCACCATCACGGACGCATCCGGGCGCACGTTGTCCGGGCAAACCACTGAGGCGTTCTGGAACTCCATCAGCCACGCCAAGCCCATTTCGGTCGGTTTGAACTGCGCCCTTGGTGCCAAAGAGCTGCGTCCGTACCTGGAAGAGTTGGCCGCCAAGGCCAACACCCACGTATCGGCGCACCCCAACGCTGGCCTGCCAAATGCCTTCGGTGAATACGACGAAAGCCCGGAAGAAATGGCCGTGGTGGTCGAAGAGTTCGCCGCCAGCGGCTTTTTGAACATCGTCGGCGGCTGCTGCGGCACCACGCCTGCGCATATCCAGGCGATTGCCGAGGCAGTGGCCAAGTACAAGCCACGCGCCATTCCAGATATTCCCAAGGCCTGCCGCCTGTCGGGCTTGGAGCCGTTCACCATCGACCGCAACTCGCTGTTTATCAACGTCGGCGAGCGCACCAACATCACCGGTTCGGCCAAATTCGCCCGGCTGATCCGTGAAGACAACTACACCGAAGCCCTCGAAGTCGCCCTGCAGCAGGTGGAAGCCGGCGCTCAGGTGATCGACATCAACATGGACGAGGGCATGCTCGACTCGCAGAAGGCCATGGTCACCTTCTTGAACCTGATCGCTGGCGAACCGGATATCTCCCGTGTACCGATCATGATCGACTCCTCCAAGTGGGAAGTGATCGAGGCCGGCCTCAAGTGCATCCAGGGCAAGGGCATCGTCAACTCGATCTCGATGAAGGAAGGCGTCGAGCAGTTCAAGCACCACGCCAATCTGTGCAAGCGTTATGGCGCTGCCGTGGTGGTGATGGCCTTCGACGAAGCCGGCCAGGCCGATACTGCTGCGCGTAAGCGTGAGATCTGCCAGCGCAGCTACGACATTCTGGTCAATGAAGTGGGCTTTCCGCCGGAAGACATCATCTTCGACCCGAACATCTTCGCCGTGGCCACCGGTATCGAAGAGCACAACAACTACGCCGTCGATTTTATCGAGGCCTGTGCGTTTATTCGTGATCACCTGCCCTATGCGCTGACCTCGGGCGGCGTGTCCAACGTGTCGTTCTCCTTCCGTGGCAACAGCCCGGTGCGTGAAGCCATTCACTCGGTGTTCTTGTATTACGCGATCCAGAACGGCCTGACCATGGGCATCGTCAACGCCGGCCAGCTGGAAATCTACGACCAGATTCCCAAAGAGCTGCGCGATGCGGTGGAAGACGTGGTGCTTAACCGTACCCCGAACGGCACCGAAGCCTTGCTGGCCATTGCTGACAACTACAAGGGCGACGGCAGCGTCAAGGAAGTTGAAACCGAAGAGTGGCGTACCTGGGGCGTGGTCGAGCGTCTCAAGCATGCGCTGGTCAAGGGCATTACCAGCCACATCATCGAAGACACCGAAGAATGCCGTCAGCAGTGTGCCCGGCCCATCGAGGTCATTGAAGGCCCGCTGATGGCCGGCATGAACGTGGTCGGCGACCTGTTCGGCGCGGGCAAGATGTTCCTTCCGCAGGTGGTGAAATCCGCCCGGGTGATGAAGCAGGCGGTTGGCCACCTTATCCCCTTTATCGAGCTGGAAAAGGGCGACAAGCCGGAAGCCAAAGGCAAGATCCTCATGGCCACGGTCAAAGGCGACGTACACGACATCGGCAAAAACATCGTCGGCGTGGTGCTCGGCTGTAACGGTTACGACATCGTCGACCTCGGCGTGATGGTGCCTGCAGAGAAAATCCTGCAAACCGCGATTGCCGAAAAGTGCGACATCATCGGCCTGTCCGGACTGATCACCCCGTCGCTGGACGAAATGGTGCATGTCGCCCGTGAAATGCAGCGTCAGGGCTTTAGCCTGCCACTGATGATCGGCGGCGCGACCACCTCCAAAGCCCACACGGCGGTGAAGATTGAGCCCAAGTACCAGAACGACGCGGTGATCTACGTCACCGACGCCTCGCGCGCCGTTGGTGTGGCCACGCAATTGCTGTCGAAAGAGCTGAAAGCCGACTTCGTCGAGCGCACCCGTCTGGACTACATCGAAGTGCGCGAGCGCACGGCCAACCGCAGCGCCCGCACCGAGCGCCTGAGCTACGCCAAGTCGGTGGAAAACAAGCCCAAGTTCGACTGGGCCAGCTATCAGCCAAGCGTACCGAGCTTTACCGGCGTGAAAGTGCTGGAGGACATCGACCTTAATGTGCTGGTTGACTACATCGACTGGACGCCGTTCTTTATCTCCTGGGACCTGGCCGGCAAGTACCCGCGCATCCTCACCGATGAAGTGGTTGGCGAAGCCGCCACCGCGCTGTTCGCCGATGCTCAGGCGCTGCTGAAGAAGCTGATCGACGAGAAGCTGATCAGTGCCCGCGCCACATTTGGTTTCTGGCCGGCCAATCAGGTGAATGACGACGACCTGGACGTCTACGCCGACAACGGCGAAAAACTGGCCACCTTGCACCACTTGCGCCAGCAAACCATCAAGCCGGACGGCAAGCCGAACTTCTCCCTGGCCGACTTCGTCGCGCCGAAAGACAGCGGCGTGACCGACTACATCGGCGGTTTTATCACCACCGCTGGTATCGGTGCCGAGGACGTGGCCAAGGCTTACCAGGACGCTGGTGATGACTACAACTCGATCATGGTTAAAGCCCTGGCCGACCGCCTGGCCGAAGCCAGCGCCGAATGGCTGCACCAACAGGTGCGCAAAACCCATTGGGGTTACGAGCCCGACGAGGCGCTGAGCAACGACGAGCTGATCAAGGAAGCCTACAAAGGCATCCGCCCTGCCCCCGGCTACCCGGCGTGCCCGGATCACACCGAGAAAAAGGCCCTGTTTGAACTGCTCGACCCCGCGGCTGAGTTCCACAAAGCCGGCCGCAGCGGGGTGTTCCTCACCGAGCACTACGCCATGTTCCCGGCGGCTGCCGTCTCCGGCTGGTACTTCGCCCACCCGCAGGCGCAGTACTTCGCCGTCGGCAAAATCGACAAGGACCAGGTGGAAAGCTACACCACCCGCAAGAAACAGGACCTCAACGTAAGCGAGCGTTGGTTAGCGCCGAATCTGGGGTACGACAACTAA
- a CDS encoding leucine-rich repeat-containing protein kinase family protein produces the protein MHSLEQLRSGELAGITRLDLCCDLSDFPEEIFSLADSLEVLNLSGNRLSALPADLARLHKLRILFCSDNQFTSVPEVLGNCTQLEMIGFKSNRIQHLPAAALPPKLRWLILTDNRLQQLPAELGDCAYLQKLMLAGNRLRALPASLANLHRLELLRIAANRLEHLPAWLTDLPSLCWLAFAGNPFSDASETEILRQHPLPTIAHDTLELGEILGQGASGIIHSATWQQPNQPARAMAVKIFKGDVTSDGLAHSEMAACIAAGEHANLISVAGPLQRLQDGPPGLLLERIAPSFQTLAGPPSLASCTRDCYAEQRRFTVAEALRILRGTAAAVAHLHERGILHGDLYAHNLLVDAAGQTLLGDFGAASFFEPQSSSGIALQQLEARAFAGLLEELLRRCNKDDQPHQQTRLWQLHARCNNPQPSERPLFVDILEWLKDCDMT, from the coding sequence ATGCACAGCCTTGAACAACTTCGCAGCGGAGAACTGGCCGGTATCACTCGGCTGGACCTTTGCTGCGACCTGTCCGACTTCCCAGAGGAGATTTTCTCCCTGGCCGACAGCCTCGAAGTGCTCAACCTCTCGGGAAACCGCCTCAGCGCACTCCCCGCTGACTTAGCGCGCCTGCACAAGCTGCGCATTCTGTTTTGCTCAGACAACCAGTTCACCTCAGTACCTGAGGTATTGGGCAACTGCACCCAGCTAGAAATGATCGGTTTCAAGAGCAACCGCATTCAACACCTGCCTGCTGCGGCACTACCACCGAAGTTGCGCTGGTTGATCCTGACCGACAATCGACTGCAGCAGCTACCGGCTGAGTTAGGTGACTGTGCGTACTTACAAAAGCTGATGCTGGCGGGCAACCGACTACGCGCGCTACCCGCGAGCCTGGCCAACCTGCATCGCTTGGAGCTGCTGCGCATCGCGGCAAACCGCCTAGAGCATCTGCCGGCATGGCTCACGGACTTACCGTCGTTGTGCTGGCTGGCCTTTGCCGGCAATCCATTCAGTGACGCCAGCGAAACTGAAATTCTCCGGCAACACCCATTGCCGACCATCGCGCACGACACCCTTGAACTGGGTGAAATACTCGGCCAGGGCGCCTCGGGGATCATCCACAGCGCAACCTGGCAGCAGCCCAACCAGCCGGCGCGGGCCATGGCGGTGAAAATATTCAAGGGCGATGTGACCAGCGACGGGCTTGCCCACAGTGAGATGGCCGCCTGCATCGCAGCCGGTGAACACGCCAACCTGATCAGCGTGGCCGGCCCACTGCAACGACTGCAGGACGGCCCGCCCGGCCTGTTACTGGAGCGTATTGCGCCAAGCTTCCAAACACTGGCCGGGCCACCCTCACTCGCCAGCTGCACGCGCGACTGTTACGCCGAGCAGCGCCGTTTCACCGTGGCAGAAGCCTTACGCATTTTGCGCGGCACAGCGGCGGCCGTCGCTCACCTGCATGAACGCGGCATTCTTCATGGCGATTTGTATGCACATAACTTGCTGGTCGACGCAGCAGGGCAAACGCTACTGGGCGACTTCGGCGCTGCTTCGTTTTTTGAACCCCAGAGCAGCAGCGGGATCGCCCTGCAACAACTCGAGGCCAGGGCCTTTGCCGGTTTGCTGGAGGAGTTGTTACGCCGCTGTAATAAGGATGATCAGCCACATCAACAAACCCGCTTGTGGCAACTGCATGCGCGTTGTAACAACCCGCAACCTTCCGAGCGGCCATTGTTTGTCGACATCCTAGAGTGGCTGAAAGACTGCGACATGACCTAA